A window of the Haloquadratum walsbyi C23 genome harbors these coding sequences:
- a CDS encoding DedA family protein, which translates to MLVFPLQLESMPPQLVALLESEWAYIALFGIFILEGAMLMYFMPSEFIVPGSLLLLGDDAVIPIIGVAVAGATIGQYVLFKLAQHGGREYLLQKSWFRIKPSKLERFDGWFERWGPFIIPLSNALLFTRGMLTVPAGFAEMNDRQFITLSAIGTVVFECALAGLFLLSGRLL; encoded by the coding sequence ATGTTAGTATTCCCGCTGCAACTTGAGTCAATGCCCCCACAATTGGTGGCACTTCTTGAGTCAGAGTGGGCTTATATTGCCCTCTTTGGTATATTCATACTTGAGGGGGCGATGTTGATGTACTTCATGCCAAGTGAGTTTATTGTCCCTGGATCGTTATTATTGCTTGGTGATGATGCTGTTATCCCCATTATTGGGGTTGCAGTGGCTGGTGCAACAATTGGTCAATATGTATTATTTAAACTCGCACAGCATGGAGGTCGTGAGTATCTTCTCCAGAAATCGTGGTTTCGGATCAAGCCATCCAAACTTGAACGATTCGATGGGTGGTTTGAACGCTGGGGTCCCTTTATTATTCCTCTTAGCAACGCATTATTATTCACACGTGGGATGCTCACCGTTCCTGCAGGATTTGCTGAGATGAATGATCGCCAATTTATTACATTATCCGCAATCGGAACCGTTGTTTTTGAATGTGCTCTTGCTGGGTTGTTTTTACTCTCAGGTCGGTTATTATAG
- a CDS encoding IS1595-like element ISHwa6 family transposase — MFPFELLSSEASAANLLEQVRWREGLCCPRCQSESVIKHGSYREYQRYLCKDCDRTFNDKTGTIFAHAKIGLDKLLFAFYSFLRFNTSIRQLDAEIDVSYRSLHRRVEQFARTLDAPTIDLVGPVEIDEFYVSAGKKGRERDRESRSRALSKRGRGTYEGDKPPVFTLVDRGSGQRYVVPAKSADETTVRLLLDNHEKESLSIYTDGFRAYDPLDNDESFHRESVIHGDGEYVDGDAHVNTCESHASLARRWLSPHRGVSKDKLTAYLRPFQLRRRILRKPGQEALKQIIREVL, encoded by the coding sequence ATGTTCCCATTTGAATTGCTGAGCTCAGAGGCGAGCGCCGCGAACCTGCTGGAGCAGGTTCGCTGGCGAGAGGGCCTCTGTTGCCCGCGCTGCCAGTCTGAGTCGGTAATCAAACACGGCAGCTATCGAGAGTATCAACGGTACCTGTGTAAGGATTGCGACCGCACGTTCAACGACAAAACCGGCACGATTTTTGCGCACGCGAAGATCGGCCTCGATAAGCTGTTGTTCGCGTTCTACTCGTTCCTCCGGTTCAACACGAGTATCCGCCAGTTAGACGCTGAAATTGACGTTTCGTATCGCTCGCTTCACCGGCGCGTCGAGCAGTTCGCCAGAACGCTCGACGCGCCAACAATCGATCTCGTTGGACCGGTCGAGATCGACGAGTTCTATGTCTCTGCTGGGAAGAAAGGTCGCGAGCGCGATCGAGAGTCGCGCTCGCGTGCCCTCTCGAAACGCGGACGAGGAACGTATGAGGGTGATAAACCGCCAGTGTTCACGCTCGTTGATCGGGGCAGCGGTCAGCGATACGTCGTCCCAGCGAAATCCGCCGATGAAACGACCGTGCGACTCCTTCTCGACAACCACGAGAAGGAGTCGCTGAGCATCTATACTGACGGATTTCGTGCCTACGATCCACTCGACAATGATGAGAGCTTCCACCGAGAATCAGTAATTCACGGTGACGGCGAGTACGTTGATGGAGACGCACATGTGAACACGTGCGAGAGCCACGCGTCGCTGGCGCGACGGTGGCTCTCGCCGCATCGAGGCGTCTCAAAGGACAAACTGACAGCATATCTCAGGCCGTTCCAACTTCGGCGACGAATCCTCCGCAAACCGGGACAAGAAGCACTGAAACAGATTATCCGAGAAGTTCTCTGA
- a CDS encoding ammonium transporter, protein MIPLQIDAGAIASGVNNVWILVVCFLIFFMQPGFALLEAGQVRAKNVGNVLMKNMTDWTLGVLVFFIVGAGVSSIIGMLTAPGTALDLGSAFAYINDPSSYIGWFFGAVFAMTAATIVSGAVAGRMNFTAYVFVAAAMTSVIYPVVTGLTWAGGLLSADGFIGLALGVGYLDFAGATVVHMVGGLAGLVGAKMVGPRKTRFDSNGNSQPIPGHSMLLAVLGTLFLAFGWYGFNVGTQATVLAAADGALSFNGGALGQVVLNTTLGMGGGAVAAMIVSASWQGKPDPLWAANGLLAGLVAVTGAVPHVTWWGGLILGLIAGALVLPTFRWVVDSLKIDDVCGVFVVHGSAGAIGTILIPVFGVTATGGYAFLGVNQLIMQVVGVLVIGTWTVFATIAVFGIANALFGLRVSEKDEEQGLDESEHGISVYPEFVPSERREGVATDGSGVETDGGVDVDSETRSDSNSVNNDE, encoded by the coding sequence ATGATCCCACTACAGATTGATGCAGGGGCAATCGCAAGTGGTGTAAACAATGTCTGGATTCTTGTTGTCTGTTTCTTAATCTTCTTCATGCAGCCTGGATTTGCGTTATTAGAAGCCGGGCAGGTTCGAGCAAAGAACGTCGGCAATGTCTTGATGAAGAATATGACTGATTGGACGCTTGGCGTTCTTGTCTTTTTCATCGTCGGTGCTGGTGTAAGTTCGATTATCGGAATGCTGACCGCTCCTGGTACAGCACTTGATCTTGGAAGTGCATTCGCATACATCAACGATCCATCATCATACATTGGATGGTTCTTTGGTGCAGTCTTCGCGATGACAGCCGCAACAATCGTTTCCGGCGCAGTAGCCGGTCGAATGAATTTCACTGCGTATGTTTTCGTTGCCGCAGCAATGACATCAGTTATTTATCCAGTCGTGACAGGACTCACTTGGGCTGGTGGCTTGCTCTCAGCTGATGGGTTCATTGGACTTGCACTCGGTGTCGGATATCTTGACTTCGCTGGTGCGACTGTCGTTCATATGGTTGGCGGGCTCGCTGGGCTTGTTGGGGCAAAAATGGTTGGACCGCGTAAAACTCGGTTTGATTCGAACGGTAACTCACAACCGATCCCCGGTCATTCAATGCTTTTGGCTGTACTTGGGACGTTATTCTTGGCGTTCGGATGGTACGGATTTAATGTCGGTACACAGGCGACTGTCCTCGCTGCTGCCGATGGGGCATTAAGCTTCAACGGTGGCGCACTTGGACAGGTCGTGTTAAATACCACCCTTGGCATGGGTGGAGGTGCAGTCGCAGCGATGATTGTTTCTGCAAGCTGGCAAGGAAAGCCTGATCCACTCTGGGCGGCTAATGGTTTGCTTGCAGGTCTTGTAGCAGTTACTGGTGCAGTGCCACACGTTACGTGGTGGGGTGGTCTCATCCTCGGTCTGATTGCTGGTGCATTGGTGCTTCCAACCTTCCGATGGGTTGTTGACTCACTCAAGATCGATGATGTCTGTGGTGTGTTCGTGGTTCATGGAAGTGCAGGTGCCATTGGTACTATCTTGATCCCTGTTTTTGGTGTGACAGCCACTGGAGGATATGCATTCCTTGGCGTCAACCAGTTGATTATGCAGGTTGTCGGTGTGTTAGTTATTGGAACGTGGACCGTATTTGCGACGATTGCAGTCTTTGGGATTGCAAATGCACTCTTTGGGCTTCGCGTTTCAGAAAAAGACGAAGAGCAAGGACTCGACGAGAGCGAACATGGTATTTCAGTCTACCCAGAATTTGTCCCAAGCGAGCGTCGTGAAGGTGTTGCGACTGACGGGTCTGGAGTAGAGACTGATGGTGGCGTTGATGTTGATTCAGAAACACGTTCAGATTCAAACTCGGTGAATAACGATGAGTAA
- a CDS encoding DUF7530 family protein translates to MARSSAHAGTESSPYGDTWVYESIIGALPGIELSDTEAIALQLGLFEVAVIVLSIGYGIESAILPGTVAVFEAAVGSGAMQRLGRGTRELDLPQSYRQFLFGSSIEVVLGVLAFVALVTHLFVFDPRGTGMTIIESFLGENPPILVVYLTLLILWDLCYRIGTSWWAAVVALWRSWRYEFDSETVGKLRRLDALNAGFGLTQVAMVPFVIDRPVLLTAVGGHVIAVIGVSLAALVTLDEIDVSTA, encoded by the coding sequence ATGGCTCGATCAAGCGCTCATGCAGGGACAGAGTCGAGCCCATACGGCGACACATGGGTATATGAGAGTATCATTGGAGCGTTACCAGGAATTGAACTATCCGACACTGAGGCAATTGCACTACAACTTGGATTATTCGAAGTTGCAGTAATTGTGCTCTCAATTGGATATGGTATTGAATCAGCTATTCTACCAGGAACTGTGGCGGTTTTTGAAGCAGCTGTCGGGAGTGGTGCAATGCAGCGACTTGGTCGTGGAACACGTGAGCTTGACCTTCCGCAGTCATATCGGCAGTTTCTGTTTGGATCGAGTATTGAGGTAGTCCTCGGCGTATTAGCGTTTGTTGCGCTTGTTACACATCTATTTGTTTTTGATCCTCGAGGGACTGGAATGACAATTATTGAGTCTTTTCTTGGAGAAAATCCGCCAATTCTTGTTGTGTATCTCACCTTATTGATTCTCTGGGATCTTTGTTACCGGATTGGAACTTCATGGTGGGCTGCTGTTGTTGCTCTCTGGCGATCCTGGCGATATGAATTTGACTCCGAAACTGTGGGTAAACTGCGTCGCCTTGATGCACTCAACGCTGGATTTGGACTAACACAGGTTGCAATGGTTCCGTTTGTGATTGACCGACCGGTACTGCTCACTGCTGTAGGAGGTCATGTGATTGCTGTTATCGGTGTCTCTCTTGCTGCACTGGTAACACTTGATGAAATAGATGTATCAACAGCCTGA
- a CDS encoding helicase C-terminal domain-containing protein, protein MDPDRIRESFPASSFRGMQAEAISDIRDAFAAGNSVVLVRAPTGSGKSLLARAIAGGARTVTDAKPSDAINSYYTTPQVSQLDDVAADPLLDDLNIIRGKSNYTCILNGETETPVDRAPCAREKGYDCSVRHRCPYFSDRAIASNRRIAAMTLAYFMQTAGSDVFRRRDVVVIDEAHGLPEWAEMYATVNLQSNTIPIWDEITVPDLTAESDPLDRTIRFAETVIEACKRAIDPLINRDELTPTEAAHRDRLQEIRSELQWFISDARDPQSPTTWVIDQDDTNNDVAIKPLDPARYLSHTVWNRGNKFALLSATILNKNAFCRGVGLDPAEVALVDVDHTFPVANRPLYDVTCGKMTYNERDETLPAVTRMLIRLMAAHPDEKGLIHCHSYAIQSSLRRRLAELGVESRIQTHDTTDRDESLQAWLSTDSPDIFLSVTMEEALDLQGDLCRWQVICKAPYLNTTDSRVSRRLSDGKWSWYRRVALQTVIQACGRIVRSPDDYGSTYLADSSLLNLFNNARNEMPAWFREQVDRISTPTLPTFEEAINTVGRASTAGVRSPSTSTAQSDDHSKHANSNNKTNSEDRRSTHPLSDVWGEN, encoded by the coding sequence GTGGATCCGGATCGAATCCGAGAATCGTTCCCAGCTTCTTCATTCCGCGGTATGCAAGCGGAAGCAATCAGCGATATTCGTGATGCTTTCGCTGCAGGAAATAGTGTTGTCCTTGTACGTGCACCCACAGGTAGCGGCAAGTCGCTTTTAGCACGAGCGATCGCCGGTGGTGCACGCACAGTGACTGATGCTAAACCTTCTGATGCAATTAATTCGTACTATACCACCCCGCAAGTATCACAACTTGATGATGTTGCTGCTGACCCATTATTGGATGATCTAAATATCATCCGGGGAAAATCGAATTATACATGCATCTTAAACGGAGAAACCGAGACGCCTGTTGATCGTGCTCCGTGCGCTCGTGAGAAAGGATATGACTGTTCGGTTCGACATCGCTGCCCATACTTCTCTGACCGAGCAATCGCCTCAAATCGCCGAATCGCTGCCATGACTCTTGCATATTTTATGCAGACAGCAGGCTCAGATGTCTTCAGGCGGCGTGATGTTGTTGTTATCGACGAAGCACACGGATTACCTGAGTGGGCAGAAATGTATGCAACAGTCAATCTTCAGTCTAACACAATTCCAATCTGGGATGAAATAACTGTCCCTGACCTCACAGCCGAATCAGATCCACTTGACCGGACGATTCGATTCGCCGAAACGGTCATTGAGGCATGTAAACGCGCTATTGATCCATTAATCAATCGTGATGAACTGACCCCGACTGAGGCCGCCCATCGTGATCGACTACAAGAGATCCGCTCAGAATTACAATGGTTTATTTCCGATGCACGCGACCCACAAAGTCCAACAACGTGGGTTATTGATCAAGATGATACCAACAATGACGTCGCAATCAAACCACTTGATCCCGCTCGGTATCTTTCACATACTGTCTGGAATCGAGGGAATAAATTTGCATTATTATCTGCGACGATCTTGAATAAAAACGCATTCTGTCGCGGTGTTGGGCTTGACCCTGCTGAGGTCGCACTTGTTGATGTCGATCATACATTTCCCGTCGCAAATCGACCACTATATGATGTCACGTGTGGTAAAATGACATATAATGAGCGCGATGAGACACTCCCGGCGGTTACTCGCATGCTTATACGACTGATGGCAGCACATCCAGATGAGAAGGGACTCATCCATTGTCATTCATACGCGATACAATCGTCACTTCGCCGTCGTCTTGCAGAGTTAGGAGTTGAATCACGAATTCAAACACATGATACCACTGACCGAGATGAATCGCTCCAAGCGTGGCTTAGCACCGACAGTCCAGATATATTCCTCTCTGTGACGATGGAGGAAGCACTTGACCTGCAGGGAGATCTTTGTCGTTGGCAGGTGATCTGTAAAGCGCCGTATCTCAATACAACCGACTCGCGTGTAAGTCGCCGACTTTCAGACGGAAAGTGGTCGTGGTACCGACGCGTGGCACTTCAGACAGTTATCCAAGCGTGTGGTCGCATTGTTCGTTCACCAGATGACTATGGAAGCACTTATCTTGCTGATTCGTCCCTACTGAACTTATTCAATAACGCGCGAAATGAAATGCCAGCGTGGTTTCGTGAGCAGGTTGACCGTATTTCAACACCGACATTACCCACATTCGAGGAAGCAATAAATACTGTCGGGCGTGCATCCACAGCGGGAGTTAGGTCACCGTCGACGTCGACAGCCCAATCAGATGACCATTCAAAACATGCAAATTCAAATAATAAGACGAATTCTGAAGATCGTCGTTCTACTCACCCGCTGAGTGATGTTTGGGGAGAAAACTGA
- a CDS encoding PHP domain-containing protein, whose amino-acid sequence MTTNSAETDAPSADLHIHTTASDGLLTIDELPEVADKAGIDTVAVTDHDRIHPELATPVSTKGAVTIIRGIELRVSAGDQRLDLLGYAVRRTDSLIELTTSIQQNRKKRGAAMVDAVESYLDISLDIDIRKGLGRPDIARAIDESDAPYDYSDAFSEVIGSENPCYIQRDIPSFDTGAGVLADACSVIGLAHPFRYPDPAAALKRAEKLDAVERYYPYSGQNADRADPVVIEDVATNADLLLIGGSDAHNRTVGITGPPPADFEPFATRVS is encoded by the coding sequence GTGACAACTAACAGTGCGGAGACGGATGCCCCATCTGCAGACCTCCATATACATACAACCGCCTCGGATGGGCTATTAACAATCGATGAGCTCCCAGAAGTTGCAGATAAAGCAGGCATTGATACTGTTGCCGTCACGGATCATGATCGGATTCATCCTGAACTTGCTACTCCCGTGTCAACAAAGGGTGCTGTGACGATTATCCGTGGAATCGAGCTTCGAGTTAGCGCTGGTGATCAACGATTAGATCTGCTTGGGTATGCTGTTAGGCGGACTGACTCACTCATTGAGCTCACAACCTCAATTCAACAAAATCGAAAAAAGCGTGGTGCTGCAATGGTTGATGCTGTCGAGTCATATCTTGATATTAGCCTTGATATTGATATTCGTAAAGGGTTGGGTCGCCCTGATATCGCACGGGCGATTGATGAAAGTGACGCACCATATGATTATTCTGATGCTTTCAGCGAGGTGATTGGATCGGAGAATCCCTGTTATATCCAGCGCGATATCCCATCATTCGACACAGGGGCAGGAGTGCTTGCTGATGCATGTTCAGTCATCGGGCTTGCGCATCCGTTTCGGTATCCAGACCCGGCAGCGGCGCTTAAACGAGCAGAGAAATTAGATGCTGTTGAACGATATTATCCATACAGTGGTCAGAATGCTGACCGCGCTGACCCAGTAGTCATTGAAGACGTTGCAACAAATGCTGATTTACTTCTTATTGGTGGATCGGATGCACACAACCGAACCGTCGGTATCACCGGACCACCACCGGCTGATTTTGAACCGTTTGCGACACGGGTATCATAG
- a CDS encoding DUF6757 family protein produces the protein MKCHYCDQEAAYAAEKDGIKVGLCERHFRQRVEELADSEELAALREQIDIDRTE, from the coding sequence ATGAAGTGCCACTATTGCGACCAAGAGGCGGCATACGCCGCTGAGAAGGATGGAATCAAGGTCGGTCTCTGTGAACGGCACTTCCGGCAGCGAGTTGAAGAACTCGCAGATTCCGAGGAACTAGCTGCCCTTCGAGAACAGATTGACATCGACCGAACCGAATAG
- a CDS encoding DUF5789 family protein — translation MRLNHADDLINRHEFPATTEDIVEAHGEETIELPNGTTQLGEVLTRAGSETYTCASDVQSALFCGLGSEAIGRRYYSDRDAYTTGEDGPQQVSF, via the coding sequence ATGAGATTGAATCATGCGGATGACCTGATTAACCGACATGAGTTCCCAGCGACGACTGAAGATATCGTTGAAGCACATGGTGAGGAAACAATTGAACTTCCAAATGGGACTACACAACTTGGCGAGGTGCTAACCCGTGCTGGGTCAGAGACATATACATGTGCAAGCGATGTCCAATCAGCACTCTTTTGCGGACTTGGGTCTGAAGCAATCGGTCGCCGATATTACAGTGACCGTGATGCATATACAACTGGTGAAGACGGACCGCAACAGGTATCATTCTGA
- a CDS encoding DUF5784 family protein, whose product MARPLRFRHAPWKWNNSQVEEKLYRDLDQNLGATRRQPWFKSPPTYTGDRFEMSNGDIALFAWNDTEAYWLGNTETPKALWRTDKHGFGAVDNAISRWATRELTAQLHVESPWLEPYPHLSWFFLPVFLSKDGRETTRTFFKKHAAGFPDAARENVLEFYEAVVRTRVLDQWREVMAGKLGTSEYLDLTRMTAAMGEFNVAYLLDNAGYDIEPEITVSTGHAIDYRAETDEMATLVEVTRPTPTAKRTAGTPIAAVRDTAQTKSRGQLKSHGGDVVLFVDCSSFPDDEWQRIIAEKPSVHHQPAVVYRLRPSGHVSGYMKGDVPLILSDIG is encoded by the coding sequence GTGGCACGCCCGCTTCGCTTTCGACATGCCCCTTGGAAATGGAATAACAGCCAGGTAGAGGAGAAACTCTATCGCGATCTTGATCAGAATCTTGGGGCAACACGGCGTCAACCGTGGTTTAAATCACCACCGACATACACCGGAGACCGGTTTGAGATGAGCAATGGCGACATTGCGTTATTTGCATGGAATGATACAGAAGCCTACTGGCTTGGGAATACAGAAACACCAAAAGCACTCTGGCGGACTGATAAACATGGATTCGGCGCTGTTGATAATGCTATTTCCCGGTGGGCAACCCGAGAATTAACTGCGCAGCTACATGTCGAAAGTCCATGGCTCGAACCATATCCACACCTGTCATGGTTTTTTCTTCCAGTGTTTCTCTCGAAAGATGGTCGTGAGACAACGCGAACATTCTTCAAGAAACATGCGGCAGGGTTTCCCGATGCAGCGCGCGAAAATGTCTTAGAGTTCTATGAAGCGGTCGTCCGAACGCGTGTGCTTGATCAATGGCGAGAAGTGATGGCTGGAAAGTTGGGAACATCTGAATATCTTGATCTAACTCGAATGACTGCAGCAATGGGCGAATTCAATGTTGCATATTTATTAGATAATGCTGGATACGACATCGAACCTGAGATAACTGTATCGACTGGACATGCAATTGATTATCGGGCAGAAACTGATGAAATGGCGACTCTTGTTGAGGTGACAAGACCAACACCGACAGCAAAGCGGACAGCAGGTACGCCAATCGCGGCCGTACGGGATACAGCGCAGACAAAATCAAGAGGTCAACTGAAATCTCACGGTGGAGATGTTGTATTGTTTGTCGATTGTTCATCATTTCCGGATGATGAGTGGCAACGGATCATTGCAGAAAAACCATCTGTCCATCATCAACCAGCGGTAGTGTATCGACTCCGACCATCGGGTCATGTCTCGGGATATATGAAAGGAGATGTCCCGCTTATACTATCAGACATTGGGTAA
- a CDS encoding 60S ribosomal export protein NMD3, with amino-acid sequence MSSGEFCPRCGDVISKQPSSRPGAPHERDAVLCNDCYFADFELIDAPERLEVQVCARCGAVKDGSQWVDVDADDYTEVAIDRITESLGVHLSAEEIQWGVEPEQVDENTIRMHCTFSGVVRGTHQQERITVPVLISRQTCQRCGRIAGGYYASIVQVRARERTPTATEQQRGVEIAESYIADREATGDRDAFISEITTTDDGTDIKISTNQLGSGVAAQIVRELGGNVSEYPTLVTEDGDGNEVYRVTYAVRLPEFTPGDVIEPADEEGPVVVRSVQGNLKGVRATTGDSYEASFEDGIAPDAEHIGTVDDATETTVVAFEDTYAMQVLDPETYESKTVARPSYVDPDAATVPVIKSHQGLYVLPTSVVKINNKTKSTDPQ; translated from the coding sequence ATGAGTTCTGGAGAATTCTGCCCGCGATGTGGTGATGTTATTTCCAAGCAGCCGTCATCACGTCCAGGTGCTCCGCATGAGCGTGATGCTGTCCTCTGTAATGATTGTTATTTTGCGGACTTCGAATTAATTGACGCACCTGAGCGGCTTGAAGTGCAAGTATGTGCGAGATGTGGTGCAGTCAAAGATGGGAGTCAGTGGGTTGACGTTGATGCGGATGATTACACTGAGGTTGCAATCGACCGAATAACCGAATCACTTGGTGTACATCTCTCCGCTGAAGAAATCCAGTGGGGTGTCGAACCCGAGCAAGTTGATGAAAATACAATTCGAATGCATTGTACATTTAGCGGAGTTGTCCGCGGAACGCATCAACAAGAGCGTATTACAGTTCCTGTCCTTATCTCTCGGCAAACTTGTCAGCGATGTGGACGGATCGCTGGTGGGTATTATGCAAGCATCGTGCAAGTACGTGCACGTGAACGAACACCAACAGCAACTGAACAGCAGCGCGGTGTCGAAATCGCTGAATCATATATTGCAGATCGTGAGGCAACTGGCGACCGAGATGCGTTCATCTCGGAAATAACAACGACGGATGATGGGACGGATATCAAAATATCAACCAATCAATTAGGCAGCGGTGTTGCAGCACAGATTGTCCGTGAGCTTGGAGGGAATGTATCAGAGTATCCAACGCTTGTGACTGAAGATGGAGATGGAAATGAAGTTTATCGGGTGACATATGCAGTTCGACTGCCAGAATTTACCCCTGGAGACGTAATTGAACCTGCTGATGAGGAGGGTCCGGTCGTTGTCCGAAGTGTACAGGGAAATCTGAAGGGTGTCCGAGCAACAACAGGAGATTCATATGAGGCGTCATTTGAAGATGGTATCGCACCGGATGCAGAGCATATTGGAACGGTTGATGATGCTACCGAAACAACAGTGGTCGCGTTCGAAGACACATATGCGATGCAGGTGCTTGATCCAGAAACATATGAATCAAAGACAGTCGCCCGACCGTCATATGTTGACCCTGATGCAGCGACTGTTCCAGTCATTAAGAGCCATCAAGGGCTGTATGTGCTTCCAACATCAGTGGTAAAAATAAATAATAAGACTAAGTCAACAGATCCTCAGTGA
- a CDS encoding DUF7561 family protein — protein MATQSCETCGRPVRIAGGIGDLWSFETDPTGGMTIELDDGGEFFLCHDCIGQLPSDRVVTSDDINKL, from the coding sequence ATGGCAACTCAGTCGTGCGAGACGTGTGGACGACCTGTCCGTATTGCTGGTGGGATTGGTGATCTGTGGTCATTTGAGACTGACCCGACTGGTGGAATGACAATTGAACTCGATGATGGCGGCGAATTCTTTCTTTGTCATGACTGTATCGGACAACTCCCAAGTGACCGAGTCGTAACAAGCGATGACATCAATAAACTATGA
- the hemB gene encoding porphobilinogen synthase — MELTDRPRRLRRDGIRSLVSETSVTAQDLVAPVFIDATTTTRTPIESMPGHERVPIEDAVTRVEEIRETGVEAVMVFGIPAEKDERGSRAWASDGVVQQAVRRITAETDAYVITDVCLCEYTTHGHCGVVESDAATDPTLTVKNDKTLELLTKTAVSHVEAGAEMVAPSSMTDGMITAIRTALDETGHTDIPIMSYAAKYESAFYGPFRDAADGAPAFGDRRHYQMDPANSQEAKREVRLDVEAGADVLMVKPALAYLDIVNTVSSNFDRPVAAYNVSGEYAMVHAAADRGWVDLEATAVESLIAMKRAGADLIITYFAEKLANQL; from the coding sequence ATTGAGTTGACTGACCGCCCACGGCGGCTACGCCGGGACGGGATTCGATCACTCGTCAGTGAAACCAGCGTAACTGCTCAAGATCTTGTTGCACCCGTTTTTATCGATGCAACGACAACAACACGAACACCAATCGAGTCGATGCCGGGACACGAGCGCGTTCCAATTGAAGATGCGGTGACACGCGTTGAAGAGATTCGTGAAACCGGTGTTGAGGCGGTCATGGTATTTGGAATTCCGGCTGAAAAAGATGAACGCGGGTCACGTGCATGGGCAAGTGATGGTGTTGTCCAGCAGGCTGTCCGTCGCATAACGGCTGAGACAGATGCGTACGTCATTACTGATGTTTGCTTGTGCGAGTATACAACACATGGTCATTGTGGCGTTGTCGAATCTGATGCGGCGACGGACCCAACACTGACAGTAAAAAATGACAAAACACTTGAATTATTGACAAAGACGGCTGTTTCGCATGTCGAGGCAGGGGCAGAAATGGTCGCACCAAGTTCAATGACTGATGGAATGATAACTGCGATCCGAACTGCGTTAGATGAGACAGGACATACAGATATCCCAATCATGTCGTATGCTGCAAAGTACGAAAGTGCATTTTATGGTCCATTCCGTGATGCAGCCGACGGCGCACCGGCATTTGGTGACCGACGACATTACCAAATGGATCCAGCGAACAGTCAAGAGGCAAAGCGGGAGGTTCGACTTGATGTTGAAGCGGGGGCTGATGTGTTAATGGTTAAACCGGCACTTGCATATCTCGATATTGTCAACACTGTATCGTCGAATTTCGACAGACCAGTCGCAGCATACAATGTGTCTGGAGAATATGCGATGGTTCATGCTGCCGCTGATCGCGGATGGGTCGATTTGGAAGCGACAGCAGTTGAATCACTTATTGCAATGAAGCGAGCCGGGGCTGATTTGATTATTACATATTTCGCTGAAAAGCTTGCAAATCAACTCTGA
- a CDS encoding P-II family nitrogen regulator, which produces MSKNNTGEIQLVMAYIRPDKLTDVKKALAETGAPSLTVTNVSGRGSQPAKKSQYRGEEYTVDLHEKVKVECVVADIPAEDVVSAIESGAHTGEPGDGKVFVLPVEAATQIRTGKTGPDAV; this is translated from the coding sequence ATGAGTAAGAACAATACAGGCGAAATTCAGCTGGTAATGGCGTATATTCGACCAGATAAACTAACGGATGTAAAGAAGGCACTTGCTGAGACTGGTGCTCCCTCGCTGACTGTAACAAATGTTTCCGGTCGTGGATCACAACCAGCGAAGAAGAGTCAATACCGCGGTGAAGAATATACCGTTGACCTACATGAGAAGGTTAAGGTCGAATGTGTCGTTGCTGATATTCCTGCTGAGGATGTCGTCAGTGCGATTGAATCAGGTGCACATACTGGTGAACCAGGCGATGGGAAGGTTTTCGTACTTCCCGTTGAAGCAGCAACGCAGATCCGAACTGGGAAGACGGGACCAGACGCGGTCTAA
- a CDS encoding DUF7317 family protein gives MYTHRLMTALTLYQSGTLTLSQAASHAGQSQDTFITTLQRRGIPIREHINLPQQYHAG, from the coding sequence ATGTACACCCATAGACTAATGACGGCACTAACACTGTATCAGAGCGGAACATTGACCCTATCACAAGCAGCTTCACACGCAGGTCAGTCCCAAGATACATTCATCACAACGCTTCAGCGACGCGGAATTCCGATTAGAGAACATATCAACCTACCACAGCAGTATCACGCTGGTTAA